GGataatgattaatttttctaggTTAACCTTAGTGCTGAACAGAAAGTTTAACTTAATGAGATTGTTGAGCATGGTAGCATTGTTGCTTGAAAACGGAGCATGTCATTCACAAGTCAAAGATAAATGATGTGAACAATGTCGTTACCAACAAAAAATCTTTAGAGGCTATTATCTTGGGAGCCTTTGTCAAGTGAACTATTTAAAGTATCCACCTCTTACGCAAAGAGGAAGGAAAAGGGGTCACCTTACTTAAGATGTCTtgaaactttaatttaaaacctCCCAACTTTCCATTACAAAAGATCAGAAAGGTCCTGGAATGCCATTAGAACATTCTCTTTGATGTTGCTTCAAGATGTCTTCAAGATTCCACTTCAGTAGCCATCCTGGctggaaaattttcaaggcCAAAACTATTAAGTGCAGTTTTGCTCCCTTCCTCAAAAAAGCCCTCCAAAGCTGAGAGAGATAGCCTTTGCTCATTATCATCGAGCATTGGGACagttaattaaataagattttagaTAGGAGAGATTACTAAAAATAGTTGATTGTGACGATCATTGATTTGTAgcctatatttttcaaaattaaaaggcaTAGGTTcccatttcaaatttcttgttttcaacAGATTGGAAACAATCCACAGCGATGTGAGGCAATCATTTAAATCTTGAAAGATGAAATTCGTTATTCCAATATTCTATTTGGGGTTaatgaaaaatcaattgaTCTATGTTGTTTGACCAAGTGAAATCTCCACTTGACGAAGGTTGATCAATCAAAGAAAGGTCATCGATAAACCTATTGAATCTAAGCCTCTAAGCCTATTTTGTAGGtaatttttccatttgaaAATCTCTTGTTCTCCATCTAGTAATAATGAAGTCACGACCAATGCACTACATCTTGCACTGTAGTTAGCAAGAGCCTCGAGATCATCTCAAAAGAATTTTACCTcattatatttgttaaaaaaatttctggTGTCCTCATAGATCTGATCTATTATCCCCCTGTTTGGTGCCATACTGAAGAGGATGAGATTATTTTACCATTTGGATTTTgaacttcaattattttattcctcACTTTCTGAATAAAATGGCACATTCCCGATACGTTTGAGATGTGATTTCTTTGTTACTCTCGTATTTCCTTTCTTGTTGATGTATTTGATGAAGAATGTTTTGAGATATAGTCTGCTTGTCACTTGCCTCTAAATGCTTCATTTTTATCGTGTTTTGAACTTAATTACCTCTCTATATTGCCTGCGTTCAGATTATGAAGGAAGACGATAATAATTGGCCAGAACCAGATCGAGTTGGACGACAGGAGCTTGAGATTGTGATGGGAAATGAACACATCTCCTTCACCACGTCTAAGATTGGATCTCTTGTTGATGTGCAGAGCAGCAAGGATCCTGAAGGTTTGCGGATATTCTATTATCTTGTTCAGGTAAGGCTTAATTTCGATGTAGATTACTTTTACATGGAAGCTTTTTATCTGCCCCTTTGGCCGTCTTTGTCTCTAGACTCTTGAATACTATATTGAATCCTTTATACTCTCAACATTGTCCAGCTTAATCATACTTGTGTTTCTTTGGCTGTAGGATCTGAAATgctttgtattttctcttatttcacTCCACTTCAAGATCAAACCAATTTAAAGAAGTGCCAAAACTCCTACTGTGCAATATGAAGAACATGTACTTCTCCCAACGGtgaaatccttttttttttttttttctggctTTTTGGCTTTTGAGAATTCTTTTCTGTATAACAGAAGCCGGGTGGTGTTGAATGGTTGTGTTTGATTTCTTAAAAATGCGCAGAATTTTGGAGATTTATAATGTGTTATTTTTTAGTGCCATCTTCTGGACTTggtgtatgatgatgatgatgatctgTGTCGACATTGATcttttatattcaattttgttgggGATGTGTATGTTGTGGCATATTCAGATATGATTTCTTAAAACTGGGATTTGAAAAACAGTTCAATTAAATGGATGGTGTTTGACTGGAAATCAAAGGAACCCAGCTCGCTCTCCTTGTTGTGTAAAGAATCATGTGATTATTCCATCAGGGTATTGCTTTCTTGATTCGGTTTGTGCTTGAACATAAATATGGATCATCCTGTCCTTCTGTATCACATCCGAATCAGTCAGTATTGTActattgaattaattaattaaggaaAACTGGGAAAGgaacaaattaaaaagaaaatggaaacttGAGCTAAATTGAAttagttaaaaagaaaagtacaaGAGTAGCCCAGCGATGGGTCATTTAATGGATGCATTTTCAAATTGGTTGAAGGCTTGTCAAATAGCCCCTGGTATATGTACGGCGTATATGTATCTAATAGTACAATAGGTACGCTATATAGGTGGGGTTAAATGTCTCCAACTATTCCTACAAAACCTCTAACCCTCCCCATGTTTCCTCCCAACAACCTCACCCCAATATGGTTTCTATTTCTCTCATATATGTGTATGTACGAGCTCACCTGAGGGTTCGTATGTGGGTATGTGTAGAAAATTACTATACATCTGGTTCTACCCGAAATCGAAGCTTAGACCAAGGTCGTTGAATGATGTTTAATGATAGGTCCAAACACAACTACATATGATTGCATTTCCTGACTCTAGTGGTGGAGCTTCTTACTAAGtatgtcttaaaatactcaagccacgtgttGACTTTTTAGGTAAAGCAAGACACCTCTACATGGATAACAATGTCGCGGTGATAGCGACCTGACCGCGACCTGAAACTAGGGTAGTGACATTCATGTTCTTTATAGCTCTTGGGTTAGATCAGGGcaatactttatttttctttattttatctaagactcacataatttgtttttcaGTGTACTATTTTAGTGATTGTGTTTGAGCATATAAATACATGACATTGCATCATACACACATGTCATGATTATAACCGATGGATACCTAATACATATTATACATTCACGTGCATAAGGATACTTCATAAAACGGTGGTAACGAAACAGTTGAAAGCAGATTAAAAACGATGCACAAGCACATGTTAAAAATAGGTAGTTTAGGGTTGGGGAGTGAATGACACACTCCAAACCACGTGAAGTGCACGAGGAGAAAAGAGTGTAATGTTGGAGATAATTCCAAAATGATTGTGTAGAGAGTGTTCGAttaagaggagagagaagggcGTGGAGTGTTAGGAGCCATGGAAATTACTTATTTTCGAAGCGCACGACATGAGAGGCAATGAAGAAtcttttgtaaaattttgcAAAAACGGAAATTTCATCTATTTCATGCATTTGTTgctattaatatttcaaatgcAACTTTTTTAACACTCCATGCGTTGTTTATTTAGAACATCAAAACTTTCCCCATTTACCCATTGGgcttttagttttagtttgtGTGCTCTGTCACAACCAATATAACATAAACACTAATAACAACAGTAATGAAGAACTAAAGCATTTTAGAATTGGAAAACGTGAAAAACATAAACcaagttgaagaagaacatgTGAAAAACAACATAACCCCCATTGCCTAATCCTATCTATCTCCCTCTCCAACATCCTCGTATATAACCAATCCCTGTTCCTCGTATCACTGATTTTGTTTACGatggtttaattaattacaatgGGTATCAAAGTGGGGATGTTTTGTAGACGTCTTTTAGTGTCTCATATCTAAAACTTCCTAAATGAATATTCAAGCAAAATAATGCGTATTAACATGAATTGGTGGAGCAAATTAAAAGGGGAGGAAACAGGAAACGAAGCTCAATACTAAATCCGTTGCCAATCATTGAAGCTTCATTGAActatgaacaaacaaaaattgaattgaaataaGTAGTCATTCGCTTTACGTATTTCGTTGCTCATCATTTGTGTGCTACCCATATTTGCATTCTTAGCTTTTATGCGGTTAACTCCAACCACCAAAGTGTAACAAAGTAGGGGGGGGTCAGAGGGTATTGGTTTCCACGCATCATTGTTTTACACTTCCCTATATATACCCCTACAATTTCTCTCACCTTCTTTAGCTTCAAACGTTGTTTAAAGAACATGGGGCTTTGTGGTATCAGGGTGCCTCAAAATCCCAGGCTTTGGATTCCTCATCATTTCCATAACAATACCCATATGAGGAAACCTATGTGCACTGCCATTTCAGCTGCGGTGTCCTCGCCTTGTGTTAAGTTGAAGCTAGGCAAGCGGTGGAGGGAGTATCAAGGGCTTCATAATTGGGAGGGATTGCTTGACCCTCTTGATGAGAATCTCCGCAATGAGATTCTTCGTTATGGGCAGTTTGTGGATGCGGCTTACAAGTCATTCGATTTCGACCCTTCTTCCCCTTCCTATGCTACTTGTCTATACCCCAAGGCCTCATTGCTTGACCGCTCTGGCCTTCCTGCCACTGGCTACCGTGTGTCTAAGCATTTGAGGGCTACCTCTGGAATTCGCCTCCCCGGGTGGGTCCATAAGGCTCCCTCTGTTGCTACTAACTCTAGCTGGATTGGGTATGTGGCTGTTTGTCAGGACAAGCAGGAAATCTCCCGGCTTGGACGGCGGGATGTTGTCATTGCTTTTAGAGGCACTGCTACTTGCTTGGAGTGGCTTGAGAATGTCAGAGCCACACTCACTAAACTTCCCAGTACTGGGTGTGGACCCCACATGGCAGTTGAAAGTGGGTTCCTTAGTCTTTACACTTCCGAGACGGATTCGTGTCCAAGCTTGCGCCAAATGGTACGTGACGAAATATCCCGGCTGCTACAATCATATGGAGACCAACCTCTTAGCTTAACCATTACAGGACATAGCTTGGGTGCCGCACTTGCAACGCTCGCCGCTTATGATATAAAAGACTACTTCAAACGAGCGCCTATGGTCACGGTGATGTCGTTTGGTGGACCGCGCGTGGGGAATACTACCTTTAGGAAGCGAGTGGAGAAGCAAGGGACCAAGGTGTTGCGCATTGTGAATTCGGATGATGTCATCACTAAAGTGCCTGGGTTTGTTgtgaaggaggaggaggaggaggaggcgggGAATGCGGTGGCATCGAAATTGAAGGGTGGCGGAGTGCCACGGTGGATTCAGAAATGCGTGGAGGATACGCACTGGGCGTACTCTGATGTAGGACGAGAACTGCGGCTGAGTAGCCGAGACTCACCACACCTTACGGGGATTAACGCCGCCACGTGTCATGATTTGAACACGTACCTTCACTTGGTTGATGGATTTGTTAGTTCCAGCTGTCCATTCAGAGCAACGGCTCGCAGAATACTCCGATgaggaaattaattttattaccaAACCCACCACCCGCCTCCGCTCACAAACTGTACAAATCATATCCATAGGATCTGACTACGTGGCACAACCTGTACATTTCCTAACACTAACTAACCCATATTCATCTCTTCTCTCTGCTCACGTCTACCATTTCACCGCCCACATTTTCACAGCTGGGACagtgaattttcattttttttttctttttatccttcaaataaaagaaaataaattaacatctCTAAGATTTTACCCTTCCAAATCtgccttttcatttttttttattataaaataaaacaaataaaaacaagacaaatgaaaaaaaaaaaagaaatcataatCTCCGCGGAAAGTTTGATTATAATTAGAGATGTCTATAGATCGAGATGAAAACCTTTCCATCCTCGTTctaaatatctatttttattaatattcacGTGAAATGGAAGTGagaattttttccttttttttttatatatattttttatttttgaatatcatttttattaaataaaaaagaaataatgattGATTGAAAGGGTAGTTGAAAAAACATTAGTATTAggaatgtatatatatatattaattattattaatattatagcGAAtgaggagaagagagagagaaggaaaaggcGAGGGTTGTATTTTTGCTAGAGAACGTGACGTAATGGAAgtaaagttttaattaatgaCTAAAATGACCCTTCCTTTATGATTTGAGATTTGAGACCGACcgtaaatattgaaaaataaaaatcgaaAATATTGGACCACCGACCCCGTTCGGTCAGGGACGCTCAACATGTAGTTCCCACGTGCGCCTTCCAATTCCCACTTCCCAAACTGCCCCTGCTCTCTGCCGTCCACACCTACTCTCCCCAtaatcctttttttctttttctttcaaacttaGTTTACTTCCCAcaatttctcttattttctttttaaatattaaaattaattattttaaattatttttattccacataaaaatttataaatggaaGTCTAATAAagacttatatatatataagaaattaacaataaaattaattactttttgtatagcataaaaataaaataaaaataaaaataagttaaaaaaaatactaaaataatattttgtcaTTGAAATATTGAATGTTCACGTTTGAATCAATAATTGTTGAACCGTGGAGGCATGCGTGCacaaatttatgttatttaatttagaaaaataaaattaataataaattcaattgaattaatcgatttttttttaataggaagTCAAGATAATATCTatctttttgaatttgatgatgCTAATCTAATtgattaaactaattaatttcctCTTTTCATGTGGTTCGCTCGAGATTTTGATTATCTTTTTCTACCTCACATTTATTACACCACAAAATTTTGTATGGATCATAGatggttaattaatttaagagtCTTTTCTTACCATTCGCTTATTCAAACTATGAcccataaaaatattaaatatttgacatGGGGCTACACTAACactaatcttttttttttcttttattcatataatattaacaaacaCGATGCCAATGTTGTACCAACTATATCGAAgagtttcatattttaaaaagaaagagacatGTTCGTTGTGATTGATGACAACTGTAGTTGGacttcttttgattttcataGCCGACCGAACCGTCACTTTCGatggctttgttttgaaattcgtaattaattttagtatatttggatacaatataatatatccatattaggaaaaaaaagagatagtgtgaatgaaaaaaaaaaaattatagtttataattttttcaacacaatttgaattgaatttttgttttatttattttttggaaattcaggatggtaaataaaaaagaaataaaatggaaagaatGAATATAATTGTAAGAGAGTTAGGTGAAAAAAGGTTGGGGGGGAAAAAGTAATAAGAAGAAATTTAAggatttaaattgaaattgggaAAGAAAGTGAAGGACAGGTGGAGATCGTGGCTCCTAGATTACGGCGCCTTTTAGATTTGGACTCTAATGATTAATATTAACAAAGTCAACTTAAAAAGATTTATTCCCattcaaattgaaattagTATCCTTAAAatcttacaaaaattaaattaataaaaaatttctctacaaacccttcttttattcatttaatattcATGGTGCTGCGTTAATCGATTGAAAATATAAGCACTTCGGTCAGTATGCATCACTAAGTGCTAAAGAAATAGTGTtaaaggatatttagtaataaattatatttgatattttattataaggcaaatatctaatatttaccttattaccataggtatctttcaatttattactattttcatatctttgtaatttatttcattataaataagataactttcataAGTAAAATTGGTAGAGTATGACTGATATCCTCAATCTATCAATACAATCAATGGGAAAGTTGGTGCTCGTGGCCTTCTCCATGACGGTTTAGAAATATGGATTTGTGGGTATACTTGCAAAATAGCTTTCTCTACGAGCCTACAAACTTAGCTTTGGTTTAGTTTCCAACTAAGGTTCAAGGAGTTCTTTTTCTCAGGATTGAGTGAACGGTCTCATAGTCCTCCATACGTAGCTCACAGAAGCACGTACTTATATGACAAAAGGGTTTGAATAATGATTTGGAAATGAATGGGGTTGTGGCAAATTGGTGAATGTTTGTTCAATTAGTGAATTCGTTTTTGTGATTTTCAAGTGTATCCCTTGTCCTTTTCAATCCAATATCTCACTCCTTTCTATTcaaatcaaatcttctttttcaacaTTACCATCACTCtcttttatattcttaaaaccttttttatcttaaaattatccctaaatttttattttaattaaaataatatattttgattgatgtttaaaattataattttaacattaaaatagcATTACTCTAAATATATGCAtggtaagaatatttttttaaactttttaaacaattttttttttaaaagttataaaaaaaagtattaaaaaaaaaaattaacaaatatatttaaaatttttatttttaaatattaaagaatattattgaaagtgaaaaatcgAGAAATATTATCTCGTTGAGAGAAACTGACGGCGCCGTTTTAGGTTGTAGTGAAGATGCGGGACGAGGGACGTGGTCCTTTGGTTGGCTAGATTTGTAGCACCTGGACCAGCACCCAAAAACccctaattatatataaatataataataataatatattatatattcaatcaaaattcaaCCTTTCTAAACCGACTAAATAATCTccattttcaacttcaaccCCCACCGTCcatctttattattatattattattgtttttaattttcatttctttgcaTAATTACTTCTCTtcctatttcaatttcttttttctttttcctcttctttttaatatatgttgttaattaatttttcctatatatttattatatatgtgTTCTATTATCccctaattttgtttttaattgtgGGTAACTTTTcgtcttcaaaatttttaataatatttttaaacgaAAAATGTCTTTACCATTATTATGAATGATTAAGTAAGTGACTGTGATTCATGTAGTTGAGAGCTGAGTACAGATACAGTTATGTATTTTTGTGAGGGAGTGGTGTCCCATATTTatactgttttttttaatacatgtGACGTACCTTCGGGATTATGTGCCCACTTCGTTTAGTACTTGGTCGTTGTGGTTGGATCAATGCGCCAGTCTACTAGATGATTTGGGGGTGTGTGCAACAACAGTGACGTCAATGTAATGACGACTCTATCATTCTCAACTTATGAAAGGTCGTTTGCTTGCTTGTTAGGCCATCTACTGGGGATCGATCCATAAATTTTGCTATTTGATTTATATGAGCGAATGTAATAGTCNACTCTATCATTCTCAACTTATGAAAGGTCGTTTGCTTGCTTGTTAGGCCATCTACTGGGGATCGATCCATAAATTTTGCTATTTGATTTACATGAGCGAATGTANGATCATCTTTCAAGCCACTATCTACCTGTCATAGTATAtgaatcaaaaaaaaaaaaaacaagtgaaaaatagttttaaaagaaacaacaataCTCAAATcccataaaaattatatttaataagtttagAAATAAGAAGTCCATAAATTTCGTCTTTTCTTAACACGTTAAAACATAGTAGAAAATTAAGACAGAGGTCTAACAGACTTCCATAGCCACCCAACTCTCTCCGGTCATANACTCAAATcccataaaaattatatttaataagtttagAAACAAGAAGTCCATAAATTTCGTCTTTTCTTAACACGTTAAAACATAGTAGAAAATTAAGATAGAGGTCTAACAGACTTCCATAGCCACCCAACTCTCTCCGGTCATCGCCggatagaaagaaagaatagcATAAATGAGTAATAAATATACTCTGTAAGTAGCTcacttataaatttataattaaacatCGTAATCTGCACTCATAGCATAAGTCTAATTAGTCAACAATGAAGTGTGCTTGATTTCCAATCTTAGTTACATACTACAGGCATGACTCATTCAATTATCTAAGCTGTATTCGACCCTAAAAAATTAGGGCATTTGTTGGGTATTCTTAACTCATTTGAGCTTACGTAATCACGCTCcttccttattcattctttAATTAAGCTTTTAGGATAGTTTAGATATTTGATTATCGTAGTTCGTTCGTACTAACTCTATATAACCACTTTGACCTGAATAGTTCTCTTAGAGCTCATTTGACAGACCTCGTTGACAGACCTCGTTGAAGCTTATTCGCCATACCACATAGAAGAAGAATTATGGAGGTTGTCGTGTTGggaataaataatgtttcacTCGTGCATTGTATTATTTCTTCCTctacttatttatttgtatcgactccttttcaatttttacttttttttttgtggttgttttttatatatgattttttccaattatatttgtttattattatttgtctttcttttatctttttttctttttttctattagatatatgttatattgaagtataattaatttatttagattaaatttgtaaCTAATGataataaactataattaataaaaattaattaagtagtttattgtaataattattattactataatGCTCTTAGAGTGAGATTTTAAAGATGTACGTTGTTTTATCTCCCTGTTAATCTTGCATGAATGTTCAGATAATCTATTTTATGCTTTAGGTGATCGATAGGATTATCTCCATAATAAAACAAGCATGATTATCGATGCTAAAGCTAGGATGATATCAGGTTGACCTAggtcaaaaaaatttctagtTGATTGAGCACCGTAGGATCTTGAGTGGCAATCCGTGATCAAGAACATAGTGCTCCAAAAATTAGATTCGTTTAGCTCATGATGCGTGCCATTATTGTGTGTAAAAACGGGTCGGGAGCCAAGGCCTTGATTCCAATATCCTATCCTGAGAGGGGACTACATAAGTACTTTAGCTGGAGAGGAGAGACATTATCGTGTGTGGAGAGGGTCAGAGGGGCCTTGCACAAGGCCATTGTACTGTAAATATGCCTTGAGGGGTAAAAGATCCACACAGGTAGATTAGTAGCTGGCTAACACATGGGGTCACACCCCTAGATTTTAACTTTATGGTCGCCAGTTAATCTTACACAATGACATTCAGAAAGAAACACCATATTATCCTACGAGATATGATGAGGTCGTGCCTCACCCTAGGATATTGGTCATTCACTGCTAAGATAAATTAAGTTGATTAAGTCTAAAGAAAAGTTAGTTCAATGAGATACGTCATCCAATGGATCCATGATACTAGAACCTAGTGAACCACTTCTagattttgaatgaatttgtAACAAGTAAAAGACTCGGTCGAAACTTTGAGGTCTCTCTAGAAGTTTAAATAGCTATAGAGTTAGGCTTGAACTTCCAAAAGAGAAAGGCTTGTGGTAAACTTGCTAAGAATGAAATGTGATGGGAtgctacaagtaggctacttaatGAGTAGTTTTTTATAGTCACAATTccacatttcttttttatacgTTTGTCCACTGTTGGTCTAGGTGGGAAGACATTTGGGAGTTGTGCGATCATAGAAGGTCATCAATCCATCCATGTATTTTTGGGTGTTTTGCATGGTTCAAAAATTGGTATCTGGATCCTTGGACTccaatttgtaataaatttgaacaacgCCAATAAATAATGATAGAACCTACTTTACGCATGAAATGATTGTTATGATGTAAATGATTATGTGACAGTTACACGCAATTAAATTGNATGATTGTTATGATGTAAATGATTATGTGACAGTTACACGCAAAACAATTGGATAATTTTTCACCAAACTTAGACGAGCACGAAAAtaaattatccattttgaaaaaaagaaaaagtaatggCACAAAATACAAAACCGAACTTAAAAAATGTGGTGGATAGATAGAATGCAGGGAGACGGGCTGTGCTATCTTCTTTAGTTAGTCAGGAATATGCTTCTTCCTTTgctgaaaatataattaaattgatcTTAATTAAAAGTGCTAAGTTTATCTTAAAACCAAGTTTGATTCTTGATTCCTTAAGTTGCTTCAGCTTTCATTCCATCTAATCCATTCCCATTCACACGTAGCACACATCCCCAAATTATTATGGATCACTTGGTTTGACGTCATGTTGAATACAATCTACTTTCTCCCTTTTGGAGATTTGTTTATTCATGAAGTTCATGATGTTAGATTAGAAGCATGAGGTGGCCTATCTATTGCTTTTCTCtgtacaaaataaaatataatatcaagTGCTGAATAACATCACATGGGGTATGGTATCACTTAACATAGGATAAGGATCAATCCTATGCCCTATCAGCGTGTGTCATTGTACCAAAACAATGCCCTCATGATATTAATTGATACCCAAGTACtgattcttttgtaatttaatactGCATATTGTAATTGGGTTTATCCTCTTCCCGGATAATTGGTATacattttgaaattcttaaaGATGATCAACATAAGTCTTATCTAATTAAGTGATTAAAACGTATATTTTTGTTACACttttaatgaaaagaaaagaaaagaaaagaaaagtggtAGCCTGGGGCGGCTCTCAATCTCATGCAAAGCCAACCATGTTCTTGTGAACTCGAGTAAAGGTGAGGGTTATTGCTTGTTTTCTCTCCAATCATTGTCAAGTTTGATTGGCATGCTTGAATTTGGGGAATCTGCTGAAGCCCTTCCCGAGGTCGGTGGTCATGTTTTTCCCCCCAAATTATATATCCAACTCGTTTTGGCGGAGGCCACTTACGCATCCTATTTCTCTTCTTCCAAATGATTGGAAAAATTGCGGCACTTTTTGACCATTCTTTTTCTACACTGCCATTTCGTTGTGTGGGGTTCCTTTTCTGAGGGACACTTGGATTCCATTAAGGaatccaaaaaaagaaacctgTTCATATTAAGCTTCACTTTAGATCTCCCAAATTTACcctattctctctctctctctctctctctctctctcaaccaTCAGTATCAATCAATGTCCAATCCAATCAAATACCCATTGGTCACTCTGAGTTTCAACCCAACAATACTTAATTGAACTTCTCTACTCAGTGAGAAAAAAAGGTTTCGACATTTCATCTTTTATGTTTACAGTAGTAGTAGCGTCGTAGTTATAACATGAAAGAAATATCAGCATCGAGACAACGGATTGTAAAGCTTCTTTTAGGGGACAAATAGTAAAATGGTTGCAATTTTGTGCGAAAT
This portion of the Cucurbita pepo subsp. pepo cultivar mu-cu-16 chromosome LG08, ASM280686v2, whole genome shotgun sequence genome encodes:
- the LOC111801140 gene encoding protein mago nashi homolog, which produces MSGEDLENGEFYLRYYVGHKGKFGHEFLEFEFRPDGKLRYANNSNYKNDTMIRKEVYLTPAVLRECRRIISDSEIMKEDDNNWPEPDRVGRQELEIVMGNEHISFTTSKIGSLVDVQSSKDPEGLRIFYYLVQDLKCFVFSLISLHFKIKPI
- the LOC111800086 gene encoding phospholipase A(1) DAD1, chloroplastic translates to MGLCGIRVPQNPRLWIPHHFHNNTHMRKPMCTAISAAVSSPCVKLKLGKRWREYQGLHNWEGLLDPLDENLRNEILRYGQFVDAAYKSFDFDPSSPSYATCLYPKASLLDRSGLPATGYRVSKHLRATSGIRLPGWVHKAPSVATNSSWIGYVAVCQDKQEISRLGRRDVVIAFRGTATCLEWLENVRATLTKLPSTGCGPHMAVESGFLSLYTSETDSCPSLRQMVRDEISRLLQSYGDQPLSLTITGHSLGAALATLAAYDIKDYFKRAPMVTVMSFGGPRVGNTTFRKRVEKQGTKVLRIVNSDDVITKVPGFVVKEEEEEEAGNAVASKLKGGGVPRWIQKCVEDTHWAYSDVGRELRLSSRDSPHLTGINAATCHDLNTYLHLVDGFVSSSCPFRATARRILR